One genomic region from Desulfobacterales bacterium encodes:
- the bamA gene encoding outer membrane protein assembly factor BamA: protein MTCLLAGPAGSKESLRVVVLPFDVYSQEDLSYMGVEIPGVILKQLSEDGAGVVDVNTAAGLLPKEGSRTLDAFRRIGIQTGADYVVWGSLTWIGTKFSMDAKMVEAIGERPPETFFTEGDGIENLFGTVKELAQDIGSKIFKWKKIIDIRVDGNNRIEADAIRKQIQTKSGDLFQTGNLSKDLKAIYSMGYFDDVRILSEDAPGGKIIIFNVKEKATIRYIRTSGNRVYDDGKIKENLTIKTGSILNIFKIHNNIERIEALYRDKNYHNVRVTYDIQQRDNNQADLTFVIDEGAKIRIEKITFIGNNAYSEKDLKGLMQTSEKGFFFWLTSSGELNKENLNQDAAKLAAFYHNKGYVDAKIGEPQVEFKDTWIEITFRIEEGAQYGVGAVDISGDLILPKEDLLKKVKILNEKFYNREIIRNDVLYLSDLYSDEGYAYANISPAVDKDPEKRIVNIIYQINKGRQVYFERILIGGNTKTRDKVIRRELQVYEQELYSGSRLKRGVRNLYRLDYFEDIKVATAKGDSDDSILLKIDVTEKPTGAFTFGGGYSSLQDFFVTASITQRNFLGRGQTLKLQGEIGGRSDQYTLSFTEPWLFDIPLSAGFDIYSWNYDYDTYEKDSLGGALRFSYRVFDFTRAGITYKYDRADISDITEDAADSIKELEGINITSSITTYINYDSRDRQFNPTEGSDHSLSFQYAGLGGNIGFSKITAETGWYIPLFWGVVNFLHGKAGSVTENSGMLLPDYEKFYLGGMNSMRGFDWRGIHAIDENGDEIGGEKFVQFNFEILIPLVKKQGLVGVLFYDTGNVYGKDESMSLSGLRQSAGYGIRWFSPIGPIRLENGYIIDTKEGERSGGRWEFTMGSAF, encoded by the coding sequence ATGACATGCCTTCTGGCGGGGCCTGCCGGTTCGAAGGAATCTTTACGCGTGGTGGTGTTGCCGTTTGATGTTTATTCCCAGGAAGACCTTTCCTATATGGGGGTGGAGATCCCCGGGGTTATTCTGAAACAGCTGTCCGAAGATGGTGCAGGGGTTGTGGATGTAAATACCGCGGCCGGATTGCTCCCCAAAGAGGGGTCGAGAACTTTGGATGCGTTTCGCAGAATCGGTATCCAAACCGGTGCGGATTATGTTGTCTGGGGAAGCTTGACCTGGATCGGCACAAAATTCAGCATGGATGCAAAAATGGTTGAAGCCATCGGGGAACGTCCACCGGAAACTTTCTTCACGGAAGGCGATGGCATTGAAAACCTTTTTGGAACAGTTAAAGAACTTGCCCAAGATATCGGGTCGAAAATTTTCAAGTGGAAAAAAATTATTGATATCCGCGTTGACGGAAATAACCGGATTGAGGCGGATGCGATTCGCAAGCAAATTCAAACAAAATCCGGAGATTTATTTCAGACCGGAAATCTTTCAAAGGATCTGAAAGCAATCTATTCGATGGGATATTTTGATGATGTCCGTATCCTGTCAGAGGACGCCCCCGGCGGTAAAATAATCATATTTAATGTAAAAGAAAAGGCAACCATCCGGTACATCCGGACCAGCGGCAACCGGGTTTATGATGATGGAAAAATAAAGGAAAATTTAACCATAAAGACAGGGTCCATTCTGAATATTTTCAAAATCCATAATAATATTGAACGGATTGAGGCCCTATACAGGGATAAAAATTATCACAATGTCCGGGTTACCTATGATATTCAGCAGCGGGACAACAATCAGGCGGATCTGACATTCGTCATTGATGAAGGCGCAAAAATTCGCATCGAAAAAATTACCTTTATAGGGAATAATGCATATTCGGAAAAAGATTTGAAAGGGTTGATGCAGACCTCGGAAAAGGGCTTCTTTTTCTGGCTGACGTCTTCAGGCGAATTAAATAAGGAAAATCTGAACCAGGATGCTGCCAAACTGGCTGCTTTTTATCACAACAAGGGGTATGTCGATGCCAAAATCGGTGAACCCCAGGTTGAATTTAAAGACACCTGGATTGAGATTACCTTCAGGATAGAAGAGGGCGCTCAATATGGCGTAGGAGCGGTCGACATCAGCGGCGATCTCATCCTGCCAAAGGAAGACTTGCTTAAAAAAGTAAAAATCCTAAACGAAAAATTCTACAACCGGGAAATTATTCGTAACGACGTGCTGTACCTCAGCGATCTTTATTCAGACGAAGGCTATGCCTATGCCAATATTTCCCCGGCGGTCGACAAGGATCCGGAAAAACGGATCGTTAATATCATCTATCAAATCAACAAGGGCCGGCAGGTATATTTTGAAAGAATACTCATCGGGGGCAATACCAAGACCCGGGACAAGGTCATCCGTCGTGAACTTCAGGTGTATGAACAGGAGCTATACAGCGGATCACGTCTCAAACGCGGCGTCCGCAATCTTTACCGGCTGGATTACTTTGAGGATATCAAGGTGGCCACGGCAAAGGGCGACAGCGATGACAGCATACTACTCAAAATCGACGTGACGGAAAAACCCACCGGCGCTTTTACTTTCGGCGGCGGGTACAGCTCCCTTCAGGATTTTTTTGTCACTGCTTCCATTACCCAACGAAATTTTTTGGGAAGGGGGCAGACGCTTAAGCTTCAAGGCGAGATCGGCGGGAGATCCGACCAATACACATTAAGCTTTACGGAGCCGTGGTTGTTTGATATTCCTTTGTCGGCCGGTTTTGACATTTACAGTTGGAACTATGATTATGACACCTATGAAAAGGATAGTCTGGGTGGAGCGCTCAGGTTCAGCTATCGGGTATTTGATTTTACCCGTGCCGGCATAACGTATAAATACGATCGGGCGGATATCAGTGACATCACGGAGGATGCCGCCGATTCCATTAAAGAACTTGAAGGAATCAATATTACCAGCAGCATAACGACTTACATCAATTATGACTCCAGGGACAGGCAGTTCAATCCCACTGAGGGGTCCGATCACAGCCTGTCGTTTCAATATGCCGGACTTGGCGGCAATATCGGCTTCAGCAAAATTACAGCGGAAACCGGCTGGTATATCCCGCTGTTTTGGGGAGTGGTTAATTTTCTGCATGGTAAAGCCGGTTCTGTCACTGAAAATTCCGGCATGCTGCTGCCGGATTACGAAAAATTTTATCTGGGCGGTATGAACTCGATGCGGGGGTTTGACTGGCGCGGTATCCACGCCATTGACGAAAACGGCGACGAGATCGGGGGAGAAAAATTTGTACAGTTTAATTTCGAGATATTAATTCCCTTAGTTAAAAAGCAGGGCCTGGTGGGCGTTCTTTTTTATGATACCGGAAACGTATACGGCAAAGACGAGAGCATGTCTTTGAGCGGCCTGAGACAAAGTGCCGGGTATGGTATCCGGTGGTTTTCTCCCATCGGGCCGATCCGGCTGGAAAACGGATATATCATTGATACGAAAGAAGGTGAAAGATCCGGAGGCCGCTGGGAATTTACCATGGGTTCGGCCTTTTAA
- a CDS encoding OmpH family outer membrane protein, producing the protein MRSLQTILGITLFTFFFGTFSSYGADVAKIGVIDFQRILETSSAGKASQAEITKQGKAMETELKKTQEELEEIKKRIDREALVMTREMREEKEREFRIKINDFKTLEQKFKQEINNLNKRLVKRLQDDVFALVEEVGKKEGYLLVVERTEGGVVYAPNTIDITDKLIQLYNTRFAQKTDKKEKSEKK; encoded by the coding sequence ATGCGGTCTTTACAAACTATTTTAGGGATAACACTCTTTACTTTTTTCTTTGGGACTTTTTCGTCTTACGGTGCCGATGTCGCCAAAATCGGCGTGATCGATTTTCAAAGGATCTTAGAGACCTCCAGTGCCGGCAAAGCATCCCAGGCGGAAATTACGAAGCAGGGGAAAGCTATGGAAACCGAGCTTAAGAAAACTCAGGAAGAGCTGGAAGAAATCAAAAAAAGAATTGATCGCGAAGCACTGGTGATGACCAGGGAAATGCGGGAAGAAAAAGAGAGAGAATTTAGAATTAAGATAAATGACTTTAAAACCCTTGAACAAAAATTTAAACAGGAAATTAATAATCTGAACAAAAGGCTTGTCAAGCGGCTGCAGGATGATGTGTTTGCCCTGGTGGAAGAAGTCGGGAAAAAAGAGGGGTATCTGCTGGTGGTGGAAAGAACGGAAGGTGGGGTGGTGTATGCCCCCAATACCATCGATATCACCGATAAGCTGATCCAGCTGTATAACACCCGATTCGCCCAGAAAACAGACAAGAAAGAAAAGAGCGAGAAAAAATAA